The following are encoded together in the Brassica napus cultivar Da-Ae chromosome A9, Da-Ae, whole genome shotgun sequence genome:
- the LOC125578358 gene encoding uncharacterized protein LOC125578358: MAHTSSRTTIVFIVVALICAFVPAFSVEEAEAKSLWDTCLLKISPKCALDIIGVVFENLTITDACCHDLVQEGKMCHDTLIKYIAEKPHLVAHETEYLKKSDDLWTHCVSISQTA; the protein is encoded by the coding sequence ATGGCTCACACTTCTTCCCGAACTACTATCGTATTCATTGTTGTTGCTTTGATTTGTGCGTTCGTTCCTGCATTCTCTGTTGAAGAAGCTGAAGCAAAATCACTATGGGATACCTGTCTTCTTAAAATCAGTCCAAAATGTGCGTTGGATATAATTGGTGTTGTCTTTGAAAATTTAACCATCACTGATGCATGTTGTCATGATCTTGTACAAGAAGGAAAAATGTGTCACGATACTCTTATCAAATATATTGCTGAGAAGCCGCATTTAGTTGCCCACGAAACAGAGTATTTGAAGAAAAGTGATGATTTGTGGACTCATTGTGTCTCAATTTCGCAAACTgcttaa
- the LOC125578359 gene encoding uncharacterized protein LOC125578359, which produces MAHTSSRTTIVFIVVDLICAFVPAFSVEEAEAKSQWDTCLLKISPKCALDIIGVVFENLTITDACCHDLVQEGKMCHDTLIKYIAEKPHLVAHETEYLKKSDDLWTHCVSISQTA; this is translated from the coding sequence ATGGCTCACACTTCTTCCCGAACTACTATCGTATTCATTGTTGTTGATTTGATTTGTGCGTTCGTTCCTGCATTCTCTGTTGAAGAAGCTGAAGCAAAATCACAATGGGATACATGTCTTCTTAAAATCAGTCCAAAATGTGCGTTGGATATAATTGGTGTTGTCTTTGAAAATTTAACCATCACTGATGCATGTTGTCATGATCTTGTTCAAGAAGGAAAAATGTGTCATGATACTCTTATCAAATATATTGCTGAGAAGCCGCATTTAGTTGCCCACGAAACAGAGTATTTGAAGAAAAGTGATGATTTGTGGACTCATTGTGTCTCAATTTCGCAAACTgcttaa
- the LOC125578356 gene encoding uncharacterized protein LOC125578356, with protein MAHTSSRTTIVFIVVALICAFVPAFSVEEAEAKSLWDTCLLKMSPNCALDIIGVVFENLTITDACCHDLVQEGKMCHDTLIKYIAEKPHLVAHETEYLEKSDDLWTHCVSVSQTA; from the coding sequence ATGGCTCACACTTCTTCCCGAACAACTATCGTATTCATTGTTGTTGCTTTGATTTGTGCGTTCGTTCCTGCATTCTCTGTTGAAGAAGCTGAAGCAAAATCACTATGGGATACCTGTCTTCTTAAAATGAGTCCAAATTGTGCGTTGGATATAATTGGTGTTGTCTTTGAAAATTTAACCATCACTGATGCATGTTGTCATGATCTTGTTCAAGAAGGAAAAATGTGTCACGATACTCTTATCAAATATATTGCTGAGAAGCCGCATTTAGTTGCCCACGAAACAGAGTATTTGGAGAAAAGTGATGATTTGTGGACTCATTGTGTCTCAGTTTCGCAAACTgcttaa
- the LOC125578357 gene encoding uncharacterized protein LOC125578357, whose translation MAHTSSRTTIVFIVVALICAFVPAFSVEEAEAKSLWDTCLLKISPKCALDIIGVVFENLTITDACCHDLVQEGKMCHDTLIKYIAEKPHLVAHETEYLKKSDDLWTHCVSISQIA comes from the coding sequence ATGGCTCACACTTCTTCCCGAACTACTATCGTATTCATTGTTGTTGCTTTGATTTGTGCGTTCGTTCCTGCATTCTCTGTTGAAGAAGCTGAAGCAAAATCACTATGGGATACCTGTCTTCTTAAAATCAGTCCAAAATGTGCGTTGGATATAATTGGTGTTGTCTTTGAAAATTTAACCATCACTGATGCATGTTGTCATGATCTTGTACAAGAAGGAAAAATGTGTCACGATACTCTTATCAAATATATTGCTGAGAAGCCGCATTTAGTTGCCCACGAAACAGAGTATTTGAAGAAAAGTGATGATTTGTGGACTCATTGTGTCTCAATTTCGCAAATTgcttaa
- the LOC106359709 gene encoding uncharacterized protein LOC106359709 has translation MAHTSSRTTIVFIVVALICAFVPAFSVEEAEAKSLWDTCLLKISPKCALDIIGVVFENLTITDACCHDLVQEGKMCHDTLIKYIAEKPHLVAHETEYLKKSDDLWTHCVSVSQTA, from the coding sequence ATGGCTCACACTTCTTCCCGAACTACTATCGTATTCATTGTTGTTGCTTTGATTTGTGCGTTCGTTCCTGCATTCTCTGTTGAAGAAGCTGAAGCAAAATCACTATGGGATACCTGTCTTCTTAAAATCAGTCCAAAATGTGCGTTGGATATAATTGGTGTTGTCTTTGAAAATTTAACCATCACTGATGCATGTTGTCATGATCTTGTACAAGAAGGAAAAATGTGTCACGATACTCTTATCAAATATATTGCTGAGAAGCCGCATTTAGTTGCCCACGAAACAGAGTATTTGAAGAAAAGTGATGATTTGTGGACTCATTGTGTCTCAGTTTCGCAAACTgcttaa